One Arvicanthis niloticus isolate mArvNil1 chromosome 13, mArvNil1.pat.X, whole genome shotgun sequence genomic window carries:
- the Krt82 gene encoding keratin, type II cuticular Hb2 — translation MSCRNFQLSSRCSNRSFSSCSAIMPRMVTHYEVSKGSCRPGVGGGLRSLGCLGSRSLCNVGFGRPRVASRCGMPGFGYRAGAVCGSPACITPVTINESLLVPLELEIDPTVQKVKRDEKEQIKCLNNRFASFINKVRFLEQKNKLLETKWNFMQQQRSCQSNMEPLFEGYICALRRQLDCVSGDHSRLEAELCSLQDALEGYKKKYEEELSLRPCAENEFVTLKKDVDTAFLVKADLETNLEALEHEIEFLKALFEEEISLLQSQISETSVIVKMDNSRDLDVDGIIAEIKAQYDDIASRSKAEAEAWYQCRYEELRLTAGNHCDNLRNRKNEILEMNKLIQRLQQDIETVKGQRCKLEGAIAQAEQQGEAALTDAKCKLAGLEEALQKAKQDMACLLKEYQEVMNSKLGLDIEIATYRRLLEGEEHRLCEGIGPVNISVSSSKGAVLYEPCVVGTPMLRSEYCTGTTGVLRNSGSCSVVGTGELYIPCEPQGLLGCGSGRSSSMKMGAGSNSCSR, via the exons atGTCATGCCGAAATTTCCAGTTGAGCTCCAGATGTAGCAACCGGAGTTTCAGCTCATGCTCGGCCATCATGCCCCGGATGGTCACCCACTATGAAGTGAGCAAGGGGTCCTGTCGGCCCGGGGTTGGCGGGGGTCTCCGATCCCTGGGCTGCCTTGGCTCTCGGAGCCTATGCAACGTGGGCTTCGGGAGGCCCCGTGTGGCCTCCAGATGCGGCATGCCGGGCTTCGGGTATCGGGCGGGAGCCGTCTGCGGATCTCCCGCCTGCATCACCCCTGTCACCATCAATGAAAGTCTGCTggtccccctggagctggagattgACCCAACGGTGCAAAAGgtgaagagagatgagaaggagcAGATCAAGTGCCTGAATAACCGATTCGCATCCTTCATCAACAAG GTTCGGTTCCTGGAACAGAAAAACAAGCTTCTGGAGACCAAGTGGAACTTTATGCAGCAGCAGAGAAGCTGCCAGAGCAACATGGAGCCGCTCTTTGAGGGCTACATCTGCGCCCTGCGACGACAGCTGGACTGTGTGTCCGGAGACCACAGCAGACTGGAGGCTGAGCTCTGCAGCCTCCAGGATGCACTGGAGGGTTATAAGAAAAA GTATGAAGAGGAACTGTCCCTGCGTCCCTGTGCTGAGAATGAGTTTGTCACCCTGAAGAAG GACGTGGACACGGCCTTCCTGGTGAAGGCTGACCTGGAAACCAACCTGGAGGCTCTAGAACACGAGATTGAGTTCCTGAAAGCCCTGTTTGAGGAG GAGATCAGCCTGCTGCAATCTCAGATCTCAGAGACTTCAGTCATCGTGAAGATGGACAACAGCCGGGACCTGGATGTGGATGGCATCATAGCCGAGATCAAGGCCCAATATGACGACATCGCCAGCCGCAgcaaagcagaagcagaggcctGGTATCAGTGCCGG TATGAGGAGCTGAGGTTGACAGCTGGGAACCACTGTGACAACCTACGCAACCGCAAGAATGAGATCCTGGAAATGAACAAGCTAATCCAGCGGCTGCAGCAGGACATCGAGACAGTCAAAGGCCAG CGATGCAAACTCGAGGGAGCCATTGCCCAGGCAGAGCAGCAGGGGGAGGCTGCTCTCACTGACGCCAAGTGCAAGCTGGCAGGGCTGGAGGAGGCCCTGCAGAAGGCCAAGCAGGACATGGCCTGCCTGCTCAAGGAGTATCAGGAGGTGATGAACTCCAAGCTGGGGCTGGACATCGAGATCGCCACCTACAGGCGCCTGCTGGAGGGCGAGGAGCACAG GTTGTGTGAAGGCATCGGGCCTGTGAATATCT CTGTCAGCAGCTCCAAAGGTGCCGTTCTCTACGAGCCCTGTGTGGTGGGCACGCCCATGCTGAGGTCCGAATACTGCACTGGGACCACAGGTGTCCTGAGGAACAGTGGGAGTTGCAGCGTGGTGGGCACTGGTGAACTCTACATTCCCTGTGAGCCCCAAGGGCTCCTGGGCTGTGGAAGTGGGCGGAGCTCCAGCATGAAGATGGGGGCGGGTAGCAATTCATGCAGCCGCTAG